A region of the Excalfactoria chinensis isolate bCotChi1 unplaced genomic scaffold, bCotChi1.hap2 Scaffold_85, whole genome shotgun sequence genome:
TAATATCCTCTTTCTGTGTTACCACCAtttggggcattttgggttcctggcggggggtgtgtgtgtgggctTAGCATCCCTGGAGGACTTGGtgtgaagaggaagcagggtgGGACTCCGGACTGGATTCCAGCCGCTCTCTGCCCTGGCTCCTCATGTTCTGCGTCAGAGTTGCACATACCTATAATCAAGTAAGGGCATGGATGGAGATACCTGCCTGGTCCCTGTCCATCCTAGTTCATGTAACTGACAATACAGTGTTTGGACTGGTCTCCAGGTGCTCATCCCAGTTCCTTATGCATGCTTAGGGTGCCAGCTTAGGTACCATGCTGTCAGTCTCTCTGAATGCATTCCTTGAAACTGTCATTTACATTCTGTGGGGGAAGCCTTCCCCAAAACTGGAGAATGCTAAGTGGTGCAGAATATGGAGAGGTTTAGGAGAGAGCTTAGAAGTGTGGGGACACCCAGTGTCATGGGATTTTACTTTTGAACAGCCGTGGGACcctgagaaatgaaacaagtaTCTGAGTAAGGGATGGTGCAGCTCAGAaggatctgaggaggaatgtCGACTCTGGGCCTTAGCTTGTGCTTACTGAACTCTATATAATACTACTGTGGAGAGAGTTTCAAAAATTGACCCAAACCAAAACGGGAAACCTCCAAGTGGATCTTGGTCAATCACAGGAGGCATCAGTATCAGTGTCAGTTGCccctgttgtcatggttttgtaatgttgctgtcaatattccacatcataacatcatgtgcagtatgggtcattaaaaggttcatactccagttccgtggaataacAATGtcccgaatactcagctctcagaagaaatctacgtatcccagaggacttcacggccagagataagtcatgATAGGAGAACAAATATAATTTCGcgcccaggctggagctctctctctcagactcaCAGAGAGTAagaagcgttccagccgtgtcgcctagagtttacagtaggcctctcggaTTTCGGGcactttctctctctgttttgtttgatttatttacctcaatcatattgtattatattgtgttatcttgtattccgatatcatatttagtaaaataggtTTCCCTCCTTAGATTGccgctgctgttctcttttcccattccccttttcctttctatttttggGCCAggggccctacggggcggctgcccccTATCATGGccacaggtaaatctaggtaacctgtgacactgctttataaccaatctctggattatagagtttgttTCTGCAAGTCAGTCACAGCTGTGAAATGCCGTAAGCTCTGGAATTTGCAATAGATGAGGAATACAGCAAGAACTGTCTCTTCTGCTGAGCTCATCCCTGTGGTCAGGTAAATAACTCTACAGTCTCAGGTGCCCATtattcacagaaacacagaatcacagaatcactggggttggaagggccctccAGAGATCATGGAGTTCAACCCCCTCCGCCacagcaggttccctacaccaggtagGCTCACACAAGGCTTCCAGGCGGGTCTcgaatatctccagagatggagactccacaacaccctggagcagcctgttccagtgctccatcaaccttaccataaagaagttcttgcacataTTCGTGTAGAACATCTCATGATCAAgtttccccatgtcctgtctccacaaactgctgaaaagagcctggtctcTCCACTTtgaccccacacctcagatatttatagacctggatcaggtcccctctcagtcttcttttctcaaggctaaacagacccagttccctaagtctctcctcataggggagatgctccaggcccttcaccatctttgtggccttccactggactctttccaagagatccctgtctttttgtactggagagcccagaactggacacagtattccagatgaggccttaccagggcagagtagaggcgaaggatcacctccctcgacctgctggccacgctttTTTTCAtacaccccagaatgccatcagcctttttggccatgagggcacactgctggctcatggccaatcTGTCGTCCATCAAgatacccaggtccctctctgcagagctcctctccagcagctcatcccccaacctgtcctggtgcatgcaattatttcttactaggtgcaagactctacacttgcttttgttaaacctcatctggtttcttaccgcctggctctccagcctgtccaggtcttgctgaatggcagcacagccttcaggcgtgtcagccaatcctgCCAAGTACATatcatcagtaaacttgctgagggtggccactatccccttgtcaaggtcactgataaagatgttgaacaagaccagactcagcaccaacccctggtaTACTACCCAGGAGCTACTTACATGACTCCAACTGTACTCTGCACTGCCAACgacgaccctctgtgctctgccagtcagacagttctcaacccacctcactgttccCTCATCTTTCCCACACTTCCTTATCTTTGTTATACGGATATTGTGGGAGACAATATCAAATggcttgctgaaatcaagataGACGACATCTACTGCTCacccccccatccacccagctggtgacaatgtcatagaaggctgtCAGGTTGGTTGATCATGACCTCTCCTTTGTGGgcccatgctgactactcctgacaAACTCCTTTTCATCCAGCTGTCGGGAAatggcttccagcacaagctgttccatcacatttccagggacagagctgaggctgcctaGCCTGTAATtgcccagatcttccttcttgacctttttgaagaccagagtgacattgTCTGTcgtccagtcttcaggcacctcccctattctccaagacctctcaaagatgatcgtgagtggtgcagaaatcactgctgctagctccctcagcatccATGGATACACCCCGTAATGtcccatggctttatgaacaTCGGTGTGGCCTAGGCGCTCATGGAccagctcttccctgactaacagcacttcttccattCCCTAGACCCTCATATTAATCACCAGGGTCTGgcattcctgagggagagctttttcacaaaagacagaagcaaagaaggacTTCAGTATCTACAGCTTCTCAGCACACTCCATTACCataacacccccctcacttCATAGGGGACCTAGAGTCTCCTTAGTTTTTACTCTTAACATAGtctaaaaagccttttttattatccaaTTTAGTaagtgtcaacccatttatgtaataCGATCTACTGCTTGTGAGAAAGTGTGTGAGGTTGGTGGGCCAGTCAGTGCAGGTTCTGTGGCGAGATGTTTGTAACTGAAcaatacagactgttaatggaaagatagATGGTACTAAGGCTGTTTATGggaagaactgtattgtttgaCAAGGTTTTGAAGGTATAAGAAATTGCaattgttgatggcatatggaagtgtacttgagggtatgtggaagtatAAATGAGGGTTTAAACAGTGGAagagtttacagaggaaaaaaggcttaaagaggaagtgagtttatctgcactgacatgagagcaaccccctGCACCGCTCCTCTGTGAGCggagcagagcaaagaagaGACAGAGTCCCCATGTATCAGGTAGTGTTACTCTACTTCCACATGGATGAGCTCAAAAGAGAAGAGGCAGAtattcctctctgctccttctgtgGCATACTCcagagttcaaggcattgcaaagctatggcatgTCTACGTTCTTCCAATGATGACACCTTAGTGTCCTcagggctctcatttcaattgcatctaAATAAATCTAGGGTCATGccagttgacaggaagctggcaaatgttgtctcattgtaaggaagagcaagaaaggtgacatgggcaattatggacctgtcagtctcactccagtgcctggtaaaatgaTGGAGACCATGATGGTGGGAGTCATGGAAAatcagctgaaggacaattctgtcattggtcacagccaacacaagtttccaaaggaaaagtcCTGTTAAAATACCGGTCTTTTTATGACACGGTTATCCATTTAGTTGACCAAAGGAAGCTAGTTGATGTTATCCTTCGAGGATTTCAGTAAAGattttgatactatttctcactGCACCCTTCtggacagaatgtcctgcatacggttggacagaaacagaaagtgaTGGGTGAGCAGTAGGCCAATAGGTCAGGCCAAAATAATTACAGTCAGTGGGTTCCAtcaggctggtagatggtcactgTCAGGGTTCCctagggctccattttagggccacttctctttcatgcttttgtggatgacttgcatgcaggactagaagtTGTTCTGAGCAAGTCTGCTAATGATACCAGGTTatgaggtgctgttgcctccactgagggtgaagaggacttgcagagagatgtggacaagtcagagaagtgggtaccagttggtactaagCAGCAAGTGCATAAAGcagaacaagaacaagtgcctgatgcccaggaaggtggtgttTATCTCATGGATTTCCCACACGGTTTACAAGCACTGGCACTCATCCAGGATCACCCTAGGCACGGTGGGCATCACACGGTGTCTGTGTGAGAGcaactgcctccctgctgaagggctgaggactcagagcaggaaCTCACATGCAGGCAACTCCTTGTGCACATCTGAGCTGAAGCAGAGGAATCCCAGCTCTTGTGGGTCTGTGTggagctgaatcccatttcagccCCAAAGTTTCCATCTGGGGATGAGATGCCTGCACGACCTCCACTGGATCACTGCCCGGCACAAGGAAGTCCAAACCTCCTTGTTCTTGTCTGGGTGCCCTTTGTGTTTCATCTAACACTCACTTGTAGGACTCCACATAAGTCTACAATCAGTCACTGACCACTGGACATCTGGTGGTTAACTGAGtggatttcaaagcacagtcatgatgctgttgtctttcaggagctgatGGCCATGAGGACCCAGGGACATGTCAAGGGAGATGAGagggaaggataaaaatgacatcGTCTTCTGCTGAGCATGTccgggctcctgggacacagggagcttATAAAAGTGGGCAGAGCTTCAGAGAGACAGCAGTgtccaggagcagctcttgtgcacagcacagcctgcaggtgacagagtggagagaaactgaagagagcttacaggatgtgaacggtgtgagcaggctgtgagctcacagcaggagcattgctcacagtcCACaacacggtaagtctcactgaaGGCCGTGCAACTGCTATTCTTAGAGGGTTATCTAAAGTGGGATATTCCATAGCAGATCCAGTACTGCATGTTTCTTCACTGTAGAAAAAGACATCTGCTCCTCATaagggcttctgtgctgcagcgtcagagcacagccctgagggctgcgtgtcccagcacggctgcaggctgtgcatgtggggctgcaggcgggtgcccagggctgtcctgcagagcagggtccctgctgtgccccaggggctgtgtgccggctatgggactctgccgcctgccaggctcagcactcagcctgcccggggagctgtccagggtgctgcggggagacgtgtggggggaaggagccccccggtagaggggcttgtgctgccacagctgctgcctggggcaggggatctcagctccactgcacagcaggatatTTTTAAGGGTACTTACAAGAAGAGAACCAAGGCAGAGATTTTCCCTTTACTGTTCTTAGGGAAGGAAATAGGATTTTAGGAAGATATCTTTAAAAGGGCTATCAAATTTGAGCAAAGCTCTGAGAATCCCCAGTATTTCTTTGGTACTTCGGTTCTTTACTAAACAGTCACACAGAACGTAGTTTCAGCCTCCTTTCCTAAAAGGATACAATCAGTTTCAGTTCTCGTGCTTTTCTACAGacattaatattttacttaTCCTacaaacaggctgatttctctaagacaaagtaaaatgcacagcagctggggctggggtcttGAAGAGCAGtgtgattaaaaatgaaaacaaccaggaggctgggatatgattaagaaatgagaagaatgtAAGAGCTCCCTAAGCTTCTACTCCTTAAGGGATAGTGaagctcatgaaaataaattcaagatctggagttaaatgaacacTTTCCACAGGGGAAAGTCAAACGTTTATAGTATAGCAAGAGGATTttctctgagaatggtctgtACTTGTCATtgtcttctgcactctgagcaagactccaagcccaggaacagcagatgcccaacagcagctccatcagcgagttcctcctgctgccgttggcagacacgcggcagctgcagctcctgcacttctggctcttgctgggcatctacctggctgccctcctgggcaacggcctcatcagcacagccgtagcctgcgaccagcgcctgcacacccccatgtacttcttcctcctcaacctggccctcctcgacctgggctacatctccaccactctccccaaagccatggccaacgccctctgggacaccagggccatctcctatgcaggatgtgctgcacagctctttttctttgtcttcttcttctcagcagagttttccgttctcaccatcatgtcctatgaccgctacgttgccatctgcaagcccctgcactacgggaccttgatggacagcagagcttgtgccaccatggcagcagctgcctggagcgctgggcttctcaattccctgctgcacactgccagtacgttttcactgcctctctgccaaggcaatgttgtccaccagtttttctgtgaaatcccccagatcctcaagctctcctgctcaggctcctacctcagggaagttgtgtttctcatttttactatcagtttagtctttggatgctttgttttcatagttgtgtcctatgtgcagatttTCCTTGCCGTGCTGCGGATGCCCTCAGAGaagggacggcacaaagccttctccacgtgcctccctcacctggccgtggtctccctatttctcagcactgcattttttgcccacctgaagcccccctccatttcctttccactcCTTGATCTGACAGTGGCTCTTCTGTACTctgtggttcctccaacactgaaccctattatctacagcatgaggaacaagGAGATCAAACATGCTCTCAAGAAAGTGTTGCTGTACACACTAATCCAGCTTCAATAAAGTGCTCATCTTCTTCACACAATTCCCAGtgattgttttttatgtttaggTTTGATCatatttttgattgtttgtgaTACAGTAATCTgcaagaaaagtttattttaaaagtttattattaaaagcaatttatttcactAATTCTTTCCTACCTAATTTGCATTTCCTCACTCCAGGAACCCATGTAAACATGGAATCACATTCTCTGAACAGGtcaagagataaataaaaagctttaaatatagacatttccttagctcttctgTCTTCCTACCTTGTTtgggtctgggggaggtacagccacggacagcagcacagtgtgctcttttcattcctgttctatttacactgccacagtgctctcaagtcctcatagctgtgcaggcctgaaggtctttttctttctgacaacCGTCTTGctttctctacagcagcactctgggagAGCAGTTAGTCGCCAGCAACATGAACAGCACTGTCAGAACTGGTCTCCTTGCTAGCACTTTAgtggagttatctagatcagtctATGTCTATGACAGGGGGGAAAGTAGGCCCTTGGGATACCTGGCCCTCAGCAAATGGGAAGCGAAAAGGGAATGGGGTAGGGAGATTGGAGCTGTGCCCAAGGAAACCAAAACAGCAGCGGCAATGacctaaggaggaaaaattTTTACTATAaaatgtggaataccaataggaaaattttcaaaaccatgacattccaccccaTATTCAACATCACTACATTATGCGTAGAAAACTTATctatatagaaataaacaataattaaaatgcattacacaCACAGGTCTGTATACGTACATATACAAGGAATTACTGACTGTACTCCCCCAAAATCAGATTCtcttgtggtacacattgaacatccccatccttctgcatcacccaccaagtgcacccaggtccctgggcaaaaacagttccatggagaggtttgccatttccagaggctggaaggacccaaacagcttttcccaacatgttctttacatgtataacagggaccttatctccttctatagtgtgtagggggctggattggctaggaccatcatgattgacagatcctctagtatcGACTAAGCAAGTGGCTTCTGAACAATGCTTCTACCAGTGCTtcaatgttccaccacccattgctttcaacatagttttcaacaacccattctttcgttcaattttaccagaaactGGTTCATGTTAGGGGATATGTGTGCCCCGTTGGCGtagtggtagaagtgccgcttgcaacacctgAGTCCCAGGTTCGAATCCCGCTGTGGAGCAAGTGGTAGAAATgttgctctgctacacagaatgCTCGAATCacgggagttggactcgatgatctctaaggtcccttccaactcacacgatactgtgatactgtgatatgtgatactgtgatactgtgatactgtgatactgtgatatgaTAAATCTACTCACTGCtatgatctttggcccaagtacTTATAAATGAATTTTTGAAAGGGGTCCCTTTAtcagactcagttctttctggggtgccatgttgaaacaggacttgtttctcaagacctaATATGGTCTTTCCAGAGGTAGCAAGGGGTATTGTGTATGTTTCAAGCCAACCAGTGGTTGCCACCAACATGGTAAGCACATAAGACTTACAATTGAGAGATCGTGGAAAGTGATAtcatcaacctgccatgcctccccatatttatacttttgcca
Encoded here:
- the LOC140265405 gene encoding olfactory receptor 14J1-like → MPNSSSISEFLLLPLADTRQLQLLHFWLLLGIYLAALLGNGLISTAVACDQRLHTPMYFFLLNLALLDLGYISTTLPKAMANALWDTRAISYAGCAAQLFFFVFFFSAEFSVLTIMSYDRYVAICKPLHYGTLMDSRACATMAAAAWSAGLLNSLLHTASTFSLPLCQGNVVHQFFCEIPQILKLSCSGSYLREVVFLIFTISLVFGCFVFIVVSYVQIFLAVLRMPSEKGRHKAFSTCLPHLAVVSLFLSTAFFAHLKPPSISFPLLDLTVALLYSVVPPTLNPIIYSMRNKEIKHALKKVLLYTLIQLQ